In one Populus nigra chromosome 12, ddPopNigr1.1, whole genome shotgun sequence genomic region, the following are encoded:
- the LOC133669123 gene encoding trans-cinnamate 4-monooxygenase, whose product MDLLLLEKTLLGSFVAILVAILVSKLRGKRFKLPPGPLPVPVFGNWLQVGDDLNHRNLTDLAKKFGDIFLLRMGQRNLVVVSSPDLSKEVLHTQGVEFGSRTRNVVFDIFTGKGQDMVFTVYGEHWRKMRRIMTVPFFTNKVVQQYRYGWEEEAAQVVEDVKKNPEAATNGIVLRRRLQLMMYNNMYRIMFDRRFESEDDPLFNKLKALNGERSRLAQSFEYNYGDFIPILRPFLRGYLKICQEVKERRLQLFKDYFVDERKKLASTKNMSNEGLKCAIDHILDAQKKGEINEDNVLYIVENINVAAIETTLWSIEWGIAELVNHPEIQKKLRHELDTLLGPGHQITEPDTYKLPYLNAVIKETLRLRMAIPLLVPHMNLHDAKLGGFDIPAESKILVNAWWLANNPAHWKNPEEFRPERFLEEEAKVEANGNDFRYLPFGVGRRSCPGIILALPILGITLGRLVQNFELLPPPGQSKIDTAEKGGQFSLHILKHSTIVAKPRSF is encoded by the exons ATGGATCTCCTCCTCCTGGAGAAGACCCTCTTGGGTTCTTTCGTTGCCATTCTCGTTGCCATTCTCGTTTCTAAACTACGTGGCAAACGTTTTAAACTCCCTCCAGGTCCTCTACCTGTCCCCGTGTTTGGAAACTGGCTTCAAGTTGGTGATGATTTGAACCACCGTAACCTCACCGACTTAGCCAAGAAATTCGGTGACATCTTCCTCCTTCGTATGGGCCAACGTAACCTTGTTGTCGTCTCTTCTCCTGACCTATCCAAAGAGGTTCTGCACACACAAGGTGTTGAGTTCGGGTCGAGAACAAGAAATGTTGTTTTTGATATCTTTACTGGAAAGGGACAAGACATGGTGTTCACTGTCTACGGTGAACATTGGAGGAAGATGAGGAGAATCATGACTGTCCCTTTCTTTACAAACAAGGTTGTCCAACAATATAGGTATGGCTGGGAGGAGGAAGCCGCTCAAGTTGTCGAGGATGTTAAGAAAAACCCTGAGGCTGCAACCAATGGGATTGTTTTGAGGAGGAGATTGCAACTCATGATGTATAATAATATGTACAGGATTATGTTTGATAGGAGATTTGAGAGCGAAGACGATCCTTTGTTTAACAAGCTCAAGGCTTTGAATGGTGAGAGGAGCAGATTGGCTCAGAGTTTTGAATATAATTATGGTGACTTCATCCCCATTTTGAGGCCTTTCTTGAGAGGTTACTTGAAGATCTGCCAGGAGGTTAAGGAGAGAAGGTTGCAACTCTTCAAGGACTACTTTGTCGATGAGAGGAA GAAACTTGCAAGCACAAAGAACATGAGCAATGAAGGGTTGAAGTGCGCAATAGACCATATCCTGGATGCTCAAAAGAAAGGAGAGATCAACGAGGACAACGTTCTTTACATTGTCGAGAACATCAACGTCGCTG CAATTGAGACAACACTATGGTCGATCGAGTGGGGAATTGCTGAGCTTGTGAACCATCCTGAAATCCAGAAGAAGTTGCGCCATGAGCTCGATACCTTGCTTGGACCTGGTCACCAAATCACCGAGCCTGACACCTACAAGCTCCCTTACCTTAATGCTGTTATCAAAGAGACCCTCCGACTCAGGATGGCAATTCCTCTACTTGTCCCACACATGAACCTTCATGATGCCAAGCTTGGAGGCTTCGACATTCCAGCTGAGAGCAAGATCTTGGTCAATGCCTGGTGGCTCGCCAACAACCCTGCCCACTGGAAAAACCCTGAAGAATTCAGGCCAGAGAGGTTCTTGGAAGAGGAGGCCAAGGTTGAGGCCAATGGCAATGATTTCAGGTACCTTCCATTTGGAGTTGGGAGAAGGAGCTGTCCTGGAATTATTCTTGCATTGCCAATTCTTGGCATTACTCTGGGACGTCTGGTACAGAATTTCGAGCTCTTGCCTCCTCCCGGACAGTCAAAGATAGACACTGCAGAGAAAGGTGGACAGTTCAGTTTGCACATTTTGAAGCACTCCACTATTGTTGCAAAGCCAAGgtccttttaa
- the LOC133670024 gene encoding DEAD-box ATP-dependent RNA helicase 20-like gives MSYIPPHLRNSSSNATITASRAHSVPPTDTNDHPNLSHSSSNFNTSSSTTFASPSRRSSGAFPRTISVPQPVFPNWTPSDRVLRFNPDQIAEIRSRLNIDVSVASGSPLAPAAIESFEDMCLHQSIMKDIAHHEYTRPTSIQAQAMTVALSGRDLLGCAETGSGKTAAFTIPMIQHCLAQPPVRRGDGPLALVLAPTRELAQQIEKEVKGFSRSLESFRTAIVVGGTNIADQRLELRAGVDVIVATPGRLIDHIQQGNTSLSRISFIVLDEADRMLDMGFEPQIREVMRNLPEKHQTLLFSATMPVEIETLTQEYLTSPVQVRVGKVSSPTANVSQILTKVSESEKIDCLLALLVEDASQAERSNQPFPLTIVFVERKTRCNEVAEALVAQALQAVALHGGRSQSEREAALRDFRSGSTSILVATDVASRGLDVTGVAHVINLDLPKTMEDYVHRIGRTGRAGSTGQATSFYTDQDLFLVAQIKKAIADVESGNTVAFATGKTARRKEREAAAALQKEARNDPSKVMGPACINIEDKYRFMIAPSIIKSEGAADSAWDD, from the exons ATGTCGTATATTCCTCCTCACCTGAGAAACTCAAGCTCAAACGCCACCATTACTGCTTCTAGAGCTCACTCAGTTCCTCCAACTGACACTAACGATCACCCAAACCTCTCCCATTCCTCTTCGAATTTCAacacctcctcctccaccacatTCGCCTCTCCCTCGCGTCGGAGCTCCGGCGCCTTCCCCCGAACTATCTCCGTTCCTCAACCTGTTTTTCCTAACTGGACGCCCTCCGACCGCGTCCTTCGCTTCAATCCCGATCAG ATTGCAGAAATTCGGTCTCGGCTTAATATAGATGTTAGTGTTGCTTCGGGTTCACCTCTTGCACCTGCAGCTATTGAATCATTTGAAGATATg TGTTTACATCAAAGTATCATGAAGGATATTGCACATCATGAGTATACGAGGCCGACTTCAATCCAGGCTCAGgcaatgactgtcgcacttagTGGAAGGGATTTGCTGGGTTGTGCTGAAACTGGTAGTGGCAAAACTGCCGCATTTACCATTCCTATGATACAG CATTGCTTGGCTCAACCTCCTGTTCGGCGTGGTGATGGACCATTGGCATTGGTGCTGGCTCCTACAAGAGAACTCGCTCAGCAGATTGAAAAAGAG GTTAAAGGTTTTAGTAGATCTCTTGAGTCCTTTAGAACGGCAATCGTGGTGGGAGGAACAAATATTGCTGACCAG AGGTTGGAGCTACGAGCAGGGGTGGATGTAATTGTTGCTACTCCTGGAAGATTAATCGATCATATACAACAAGGAAACACTTCCCTTTCAAGAATTTCATTTATTGTTCTGGATGAAGCTGATAGAATGCTTGACATGGGGTTTGAACCACAGATTAGAGAG GTTATGCGCAACCTTCCAGAAAAGCATCAAACTTTGCTGTTCAGTGCAACTATGCCTGTGGAAATTGAAACATTAACACAG gAGTACTTAACTAGCCCTGTGCAAGTTAGGGTAGGAAAAGTGAGTAGCCCAACTGCAAATGTGTCTCAAATTCTGACAAAGGTTTCTGAAAGCGAGAAG ATTGATTGCCTTCTAGCTCTGCTCGTGGAGGATGCTTCTCAGGCTGAAAGATCAAATCAACCTTTCCCCTTGACTATTGTGTTTGTGGAGAGGAAG ACAAGGTGCAACGAAGTTGCCGAAGCTTTGGTAGCACAAGCTTTACAGGCAGTTGCTCTTCATGGTGGTCGTAGTCAGAGTGAAAGAGAGGCTGCTCTGCGTGATTTTAGGAGTGGCTCTACTAGTATTTTG GTTGCCACTGATGTTGCATCTCGCGGATTGGATGTAACTGGAGTTGCTCATGTGATTAATCTGGATCTCCCAAAG ACAATGGAAGATTATGTGCATCGAATTGGAAGGACTGGCCGTGCAGGATCAACTGGCCAAGCCACTTCGTTCTACACTGATCAAGATCTG TTCCTCGTGGCACAAATAAAGAAAGCAATAGCAGATGTTGAGTCGGGGAACACGGTGGCTTTTGCAACAGGGAAG ACTGCgagaaggaaagagagagaggcagCGGCAGCTTTGCAAAAGGAAGCCAGGAATGATCCGTCCAAGGTGATGGGGCCCGCGTGTATAAACATCGAGGATAAGTATAGGTTCATGATAGCTCCTTCAATCATTAAAAGTGAGGGTGCAGCTGACAGTGCCTGGGATGATTGA